A portion of the Acidobacteriota bacterium genome contains these proteins:
- a CDS encoding ABC transporter ATP-binding protein, with protein MADTPPAVILDRVTVIYGKNRALRDVSAVFPAGAVGLLGPNGAGKSTMLKALLGFIEPTSGRLEVLGMNVAEKPLEVRARLGYMPETDGHIPGMNAVTFVAYCAQLAGLPKADAMQRAHETLFYVGLGEARYRNLETYSTGMKQRIKLAQALVHDPDLVFLDEPTNGMDPKGREEMLELIRDIAHNKGINLILSSHLLPDVEYTCDHVVVLDKGTVATFGPIEELKGPSGRVYEVRVKGDLAPFIVALHAVGMECRETDEDVMRVFVPGALTRPGGDQQNICAVAGQVRVQVRHLKTSLPTLEDVFARAIGEL; from the coding sequence ATGGCCGACACTCCACCAGCGGTGATCCTTGACCGCGTCACCGTTATTTACGGCAAGAACCGCGCGCTGCGGGATGTGAGCGCCGTGTTTCCGGCCGGCGCGGTCGGACTGCTGGGGCCAAACGGGGCCGGCAAAAGCACGATGCTCAAGGCGCTGCTGGGGTTCATCGAACCCACCAGCGGCCGACTCGAAGTGCTCGGGATGAACGTGGCCGAGAAGCCGCTCGAGGTGCGGGCGCGCCTGGGATACATGCCCGAGACCGACGGTCACATTCCCGGCATGAACGCGGTGACGTTTGTCGCCTACTGCGCACAACTGGCCGGGCTGCCCAAAGCCGACGCCATGCAGCGGGCCCACGAAACGCTGTTTTATGTCGGCCTGGGCGAGGCGCGTTATCGCAACCTCGAAACCTATTCCACAGGCATGAAGCAGCGCATCAAGCTGGCACAGGCGCTGGTGCACGACCCCGACCTGGTCTTCCTCGATGAGCCCACCAACGGCATGGACCCCAAGGGCCGCGAGGAGATGCTCGAACTGATTCGCGACATTGCCCACAACAAGGGGATCAACCTGATCCTGTCGTCGCACCTCCTCCCCGACGTGGAATACACCTGCGACCACGTGGTGGTGCTCGACAAGGGCACGGTGGCGACGTTCGGGCCGATCGAGGAACTCAAAGGCCCGTCGGGCCGCGTCTACGAAGTGCGCGTCAAAGGCGACCTCGCGCCCTTCATCGTCGCGCTTCATGCCGTCGGGATGGAATGCCGGGAGACTGACGAGGACGTGATGCGCGTCTTTGTGCCGGGCGCGCTCACACGCCCCGGCGGCGACCAACAGAATATCTGCGCCGTGGCGGGGCAGGTGCGCGTGCAGGTCCGGCACCTCAAGACCAGCCTGCCCACGCTTGAAGACGTGTTCGCGCGCGCGATAGGTGAACTATGA
- a CDS encoding ABC transporter ATP-binding protein, with protein sequence MVAADHLSKWYGQVIGLNDVTVSVPPGITGLLGPNGAGKSTFMKLITGQLRPSKGEVTVLGEPIWKNPKLYFRVGFCPEQDAFYERMTGLEWVSALVRLNGYSEKEAGQAAEAALTSVDLMEAANKKIGAYSKGMRQRVKLAQAIVHDPEMLILDEPLSGMDPLARRRTMKMIREWARQGKSVLVSSHILHEVESMTSNILLINNGRILAEGNVHQIRDLIDTHPHTVYVKAADPRGLAREFLSRADVISMRFEPGAVIVETGKPDEFYSRLTELVAEGACGAVEEVSSPDDNLQAVFKYLVKQ encoded by the coding sequence ATTGTGGCCGCCGACCACCTCTCGAAGTGGTACGGCCAGGTCATCGGCCTCAACGACGTCACCGTATCGGTGCCTCCGGGCATCACCGGTCTTCTTGGTCCCAACGGCGCCGGCAAGAGCACGTTCATGAAGCTCATCACCGGCCAGCTTCGCCCCAGCAAGGGTGAAGTGACCGTGTTGGGTGAACCGATCTGGAAGAACCCGAAGCTCTACTTCCGCGTCGGGTTTTGTCCTGAGCAGGACGCCTTCTACGAGCGCATGACGGGCCTCGAATGGGTCAGCGCGTTGGTGCGCTTGAACGGATATTCAGAAAAAGAAGCCGGTCAGGCGGCCGAGGCGGCGCTCACCAGCGTGGACTTGATGGAGGCCGCCAACAAGAAGATTGGCGCGTACAGCAAGGGCATGCGGCAGCGCGTCAAGCTCGCGCAGGCCATTGTGCACGACCCGGAAATGCTCATCCTCGACGAACCGCTGTCGGGCATGGATCCGCTGGCCCGGCGCAGAACGATGAAGATGATCCGGGAGTGGGCGCGTCAAGGGAAGAGTGTCCTGGTATCGAGTCACATCCTCCATGAAGTGGAGTCGATGACGTCGAACATCCTGCTCATCAACAACGGGCGCATCCTGGCCGAGGGCAACGTCCACCAGATTCGCGATCTCATCGACACACATCCGCATACGGTGTACGTGAAGGCCGCAGACCCGCGAGGCCTGGCGCGCGAGTTCCTGTCGCGCGCCGATGTGATCAGCATGCGGTTCGAGCCAGGCGCGGTGATTGTGGAAACCGGAAAACCCGACGAGTTCTACAGCCGGCTCACGGAGCTGGTGGCCGAGGGCGCCTGTGGCGCCGTCGAGGAAGTCTCGTCGCCTGACGACAACCTCCAGGCCGTCTTCAAGTATCTGGTGAAGCAGTGA
- the folE gene encoding GTP cyclohydrolase I FolE produces MEELVRELLSQLGEDPARDGLRETPRRVAKSLRFLTSGYKVDLSTIVNNALFDVEYSEMVIVRDIDFYSLCEHHLLPFFGKCHVAYLPSKKVIGLSKLPRIVDMFARRLQVQERLTMQVAETIAEVTQPLGVAVVMEATHLCMAMRGVEKQNSVTVTSAMLGVFREDARTRSEFLELIRHRGKIAGE; encoded by the coding sequence ATGGAAGAGCTTGTTCGCGAACTGCTGAGCCAGTTGGGTGAAGACCCGGCGCGTGATGGACTGCGGGAGACGCCGCGGCGGGTGGCGAAGTCTCTTCGGTTCCTGACCAGCGGCTACAAGGTGGATCTGTCCACGATCGTCAATAACGCGCTCTTTGACGTCGAGTACAGCGAGATGGTCATCGTCCGCGACATCGACTTTTACAGTTTGTGCGAGCACCACCTGCTGCCGTTTTTCGGCAAGTGCCACGTCGCGTACCTGCCGTCGAAGAAGGTGATCGGTCTCTCGAAACTACCCAGGATCGTCGACATGTTCGCCCGCCGCCTCCAGGTGCAGGAGCGATTGACGATGCAGGTGGCTGAGACGATTGCGGAAGTCACGCAGCCGCTGGGTGTGGCGGTGGTGATGGAGGCCACGCACTTGTGCATGGCCATGCGCGGCGTGGAGAAACAGAACTCCGTCACGGTCACGAGTGCGATGCTGGGTGTGTTCCGCGAAGATGCCCGCACACGCAGCGAGTTCCTTGAGCTGATCCGCCACCGCGGCAAGATCGCCGGCGAGTAG
- a CDS encoding acetyl-CoA C-acetyltransferase, translating to MSVVIVGAARTPIGRYGGTLRQTHPADLGARAAKAALERANVPPGDVDEAMFGHGRQAGSGPNPARQVCQRAGLPFTVPAQTINQACASGMQTVALGAQAILLGQSRIVLAGGIESMSRMPYLVDAEDARWGHKMGNFTLVDAMYRDGFRCSLSGLIMGETAELLARQYGITREESDAFALESQRKAEAAIGAGRFKDEMTSAPGQDAKGKPVELEADEHPRAGVTLEMLGKLPLVFPTVEGQTGIITAGSSSGITDGGAAVVLAHADEAKQRGLKPLARIVGWATAGVDPRIMGIGPVPAVRRLFAQTGLTMDDFDLVEINEAFAPQVLAVLKDMPVPADRLNVNGGAIALGHPIGATGTRILVTLLYEMIRRDARRGLATLCVSGGLGMAMAIER from the coding sequence ATGTCTGTCGTCATCGTGGGCGCAGCCCGCACACCCATCGGCCGCTATGGCGGCACTCTTCGCCAAACCCATCCCGCTGATCTCGGTGCTCGCGCCGCGAAGGCCGCACTCGAGCGCGCCAACGTCCCACCGGGGGATGTTGACGAAGCTATGTTTGGCCACGGCCGACAGGCCGGCTCGGGACCGAACCCGGCCAGGCAGGTGTGCCAGCGCGCGGGCCTGCCGTTCACGGTGCCTGCTCAGACCATCAACCAGGCGTGCGCATCGGGGATGCAGACCGTCGCCCTTGGAGCGCAGGCGATCCTGCTGGGCCAGTCGCGCATCGTGCTGGCAGGCGGCATCGAGTCCATGAGCCGGATGCCGTACCTGGTGGATGCCGAAGACGCCCGGTGGGGTCACAAGATGGGGAACTTCACGCTGGTGGACGCCATGTATCGCGATGGCTTCCGCTGCTCGCTGTCGGGCCTCATCATGGGAGAGACTGCGGAGCTTCTGGCGCGCCAGTACGGCATCACGCGCGAGGAATCAGATGCGTTCGCGCTTGAGAGCCAGCGCAAAGCCGAAGCCGCGATCGGGGCGGGCCGTTTCAAGGACGAGATGACGTCGGCCCCCGGCCAGGACGCGAAGGGCAAGCCGGTGGAGCTTGAGGCGGACGAACATCCGCGTGCCGGCGTCACCCTCGAGATGCTTGGAAAACTGCCGCTGGTGTTTCCGACCGTGGAAGGGCAGACCGGCATCATTACCGCCGGCTCGTCATCGGGGATTACTGACGGAGGCGCAGCGGTGGTGCTGGCCCACGCAGACGAAGCGAAGCAGCGCGGCCTGAAGCCACTCGCCCGCATCGTCGGCTGGGCCACGGCAGGTGTTGACCCACGCATCATGGGCATCGGTCCCGTTCCCGCAGTCCGGCGCCTCTTCGCGCAGACGGGGCTGACCATGGATGATTTTGACCTGGTCGAGATCAACGAGGCCTTTGCGCCGCAAGTGCTGGCCGTGTTGAAAGACATGCCGGTTCCTGCCGACCGGCTCAACGTCAACGGCGGCGCCATCGCCCTCGGCCACCCCATCGGCGCCACCGGCACCCGCATCCTCGTCACGCTCCTCTACGAGATGATCCGCCGCGACGCCCGCCGGGGCCTCGCCACCCTCTGCGTCAGCGGCGGTCTGGGGATGGCGATGGCGATTGAGAGATAG
- a CDS encoding isocitrate/isopropylmalate dehydrogenase family protein, with protein MNIAVIAGDGIGKDVTAEAVKVLRAVSEVSGRSLELEMLPWSADHYLATGVTLPPNGYDMLRDDFDAILLGALGDPRVADNRHARDILLGTRFELDLYVNYRPVKLLNDALCPLKDRGRKDVNFVVFRENTEGVYVSIGGRFKAGTDDEVAIQEEINTFKGVNRIIRHAFEFAAAQGLTKVCMADKSNAMQQGHALWQRVFKQVASEYPAIKASHMYIDALAMFLVKDPGQFEVVVTNNLFGDIVTDIGGALQGGLGMAASGNIHPGRTSLFEPVHGSAPPLAGKNIANPMGAILSSALMLETLGWSEEARRIEAAVEAAVVAGETTTDIGGSRGTSQVGDWITGELRNLGT; from the coding sequence GTGAATATTGCAGTAATTGCGGGAGATGGGATTGGCAAGGATGTGACGGCTGAGGCCGTCAAGGTCCTGCGGGCTGTGAGTGAGGTGTCGGGCCGGTCGCTCGAGCTTGAGATGTTGCCGTGGAGCGCGGACCACTATCTGGCCACCGGCGTGACGCTCCCGCCGAACGGCTACGACATGCTGCGCGACGACTTCGATGCGATCCTGCTGGGCGCATTGGGCGATCCGCGCGTTGCCGACAACCGCCACGCGCGCGACATCCTTCTGGGGACGCGCTTCGAACTCGACCTCTACGTCAACTACCGCCCGGTCAAGCTGCTCAACGACGCCCTCTGTCCGCTGAAAGACCGCGGCCGCAAGGACGTGAACTTCGTCGTGTTTCGCGAGAACACCGAAGGCGTGTACGTCAGCATCGGCGGCCGCTTCAAGGCGGGGACCGACGATGAGGTGGCGATTCAGGAAGAGATCAACACGTTCAAGGGTGTGAACCGGATCATCCGGCACGCGTTTGAGTTTGCGGCCGCGCAGGGATTGACCAAGGTCTGCATGGCCGACAAGAGCAACGCCATGCAGCAGGGCCACGCGCTCTGGCAGCGCGTGTTCAAGCAAGTCGCGTCCGAGTATCCCGCGATCAAGGCCAGCCATATGTACATCGATGCGCTGGCGATGTTTCTGGTGAAGGACCCCGGCCAGTTCGAGGTGGTCGTCACCAACAACCTCTTTGGCGACATCGTGACCGACATCGGCGGTGCACTGCAGGGTGGGTTGGGCATGGCAGCGTCGGGCAACATTCATCCTGGCCGAACGTCCCTGTTTGAACCCGTGCACGGTTCCGCGCCTCCGCTCGCCGGCAAGAACATCGCGAATCCGATGGGGGCGATCCTGTCGTCGGCGCTGATGCTCGAGACTCTCGGCTGGTCCGAAGAGGCCCGCCGCATCGAGGCCGCCGTTGAGGCTGCGGTCGTCGCCGGCGAAACAACAACGGACATCGGCGGATCGCGGGGCACCTCGCAAGTGGGGGACTGGATCACTGGGGAACTTAGGAACTTAGGAACTTAG
- a CDS encoding gamma-glutamylcyclotransferase gives MKTCVFFYGTLMAGFDRRRRAGIDDRLTYLGRGWVKGNLYDLGLYPAAVPAEGGRIWGELYETDAPEPVLAALDALEGYHHGDPDRSLYQRQMVAVTLPQGATVDSWVYFYNAPIGQASRIPSGDYLEHFKHR, from the coding sequence GTGAAAACCTGCGTGTTCTTTTATGGCACCCTCATGGCCGGTTTTGATCGCCGGCGCCGTGCCGGGATTGATGATCGGTTGACGTACCTCGGCCGAGGCTGGGTGAAGGGGAATCTGTACGATTTGGGCCTGTACCCGGCAGCGGTGCCGGCTGAGGGCGGCCGTATCTGGGGCGAACTGTACGAGACGGATGCCCCTGAACCGGTGCTTGCCGCACTCGACGCGCTCGAGGGGTATCACCATGGAGATCCCGACCGGTCGCTGTATCAGCGGCAGATGGTGGCGGTGACGCTTCCGCAGGGGGCCACCGTGGATTCCTGGGTGTACTTCTACAACGCGCCCATCGGCCAGGCCTCCCGCATCCCGTCGGGCGATTACCTGGAACACTTCAAGCACCGATAG
- a CDS encoding 3-hydroxybutyryl-CoA dehydrogenase: MAIKTVGVLGCGLMGGGIAQVSAAAGFKTIVREVNQAALDKGMARIKKFLDGGVEKGKMTAEQRDAVLGNLSGTTDFAAMKDCDLIIEAIIENVDVKTEAFKALEQVVGAHTIFASNTSSLCIMELAARTSRPDRFGGLHFFNPVPLMKLVEVIRALTTSDDTYKTLFDFAVAIGKEPVTAPDKSGFIVNRLLVPYLLDAIRCYERGLGTKEDIDNAMKLGCGYPMGPLTLLDFVGLDTTYYIANIMFDEYKDPMFAAPPLLKRMVLAGKHGRKSGEGFYKY; the protein is encoded by the coding sequence ATGGCGATCAAGACAGTTGGCGTGTTGGGTTGCGGTTTGATGGGTGGCGGCATTGCGCAGGTGTCGGCGGCCGCCGGGTTCAAGACCATCGTGCGCGAAGTGAATCAGGCTGCGCTCGACAAGGGCATGGCGCGGATCAAGAAGTTTCTGGATGGGGGCGTTGAGAAGGGCAAGATGACCGCCGAGCAGCGCGACGCCGTGCTGGGCAACCTCTCGGGCACCACCGACTTCGCGGCCATGAAAGACTGCGACCTCATCATCGAGGCCATCATCGAAAACGTTGACGTGAAGACGGAAGCCTTCAAGGCGCTTGAGCAGGTGGTGGGCGCGCACACGATCTTCGCGTCGAACACCTCCTCGCTGTGCATCATGGAACTGGCGGCCAGGACGAGCCGTCCTGACAGGTTCGGCGGCCTGCACTTCTTCAACCCGGTGCCGCTGATGAAACTGGTGGAGGTCATTCGCGCCCTCACCACGTCGGACGACACCTACAAGACCCTGTTTGATTTCGCGGTGGCGATTGGCAAGGAACCGGTCACGGCGCCCGACAAGTCGGGCTTCATCGTGAACCGCCTGCTGGTGCCGTATCTGCTGGATGCGATTCGCTGCTACGAACGCGGGCTGGGCACCAAGGAAGATATCGACAACGCGATGAAACTCGGATGCGGCTACCCAATGGGACCGCTCACGCTGCTCGACTTCGTGGGCCTCGACACCACGTACTACATCGCGAACATCATGTTCGATGAGTACAAGGACCCGATGTTCGCCGCGCCGCCGCTGCTCAAGCGCATGGTGCTGGCCGGCAAACACGGCCGCAAGTCAGGCGAAGGCTTCTATAAGTACTGA
- a CDS encoding VWA domain-containing protein, translating to MRPAILACCLAASAGLTAQQPTSTFKTGVDLVPVDVSVVDRNGRPVNDLTAADFTLTVDGKPRAVASASYISTERLGDAPPDRATFSTNAGQRPGRLIALVIDEAHIARGGAKAAFAAAAEFVRRLDRADRIALYLIPGTGPVTGFTSNHALVLRLLERASGQTLDSDSSSRVGIAEAYEILDRPPSVDSPTGVVPGSLLEAVFERECAGENTAASLTTCRRMVEAEARQVFSATRARTTRSLTSLRGLFDHLAATPDSKTVVMVTEGLVLDRDAGSEVAWVGPQAARAQATLYALRLSNDVFDAGSSRISPTRGADRDLMKDGLDRLVGEARGSVFPVAVNAGAVFSRLDLELSGYYLLSFAPLPGDRDGRPHRIDVKTSRKDVRLRARREFSVEAERPRTRADHLVEALKSPLGLTDFTINATTYHYQDVATGRVKVLVAVTMDRAFNREGDFSLAWFVTDTTGRVVSIQDEQRIALSTPAAAGQPQTFAGAVLLDPGVYSLTVAAVDDEGRRATVEHSFEARVTSVGQLRLSDVMLAEPPAAGRVVSPVVNGRVTTNTLVAYAELYSAAEPQLQNASVTLEVARDEAGRALESAPMRLIGSEIQGQRTVEAGVPVALLPDGEYVARLVLASSGRPIGTVVRPFTLARGNTRPSSPAPPAATFSARIDAFNRAEILSRPAVGFFLDRLQPAGLPPLPEALVPALGLSRAGRFDAAQAVVERAGVSHYAAPFFTGLAALARGELDRASQDFAASLAAAPDFLPAAYYLGACYASAGRDREAAIAWRSGLIADVRAPWIYTTLIDALLRSRDVRLALEVLADAARLWPQSEDFLVRLGTAQALSGQPAEAVRTLGPFVERHPDDHERLLLALRMLFETRSLNATVESVAADRDRFNRYAALYDKAGGPAADQVAAWKKFMDRE from the coding sequence CCCGTGAACGACCTGACCGCCGCCGACTTCACCCTGACCGTGGATGGCAAACCGCGGGCGGTGGCCTCGGCCAGCTACATCTCCACCGAACGGCTCGGAGACGCGCCGCCCGACCGGGCCACGTTCAGCACAAACGCCGGGCAACGCCCGGGCAGACTGATCGCCCTCGTGATCGACGAGGCTCACATCGCGCGGGGCGGCGCCAAGGCGGCGTTCGCGGCCGCGGCCGAGTTTGTGCGGCGCCTCGACAGGGCGGACCGCATCGCGCTGTACCTGATCCCTGGCACGGGACCGGTCACCGGATTCACCAGCAACCATGCGCTGGTCCTGCGCCTGCTCGAACGCGCCTCGGGTCAGACGCTCGACTCGGACTCCTCTTCGCGGGTGGGCATCGCCGAAGCCTACGAAATTCTGGACCGCCCGCCGAGCGTGGATTCGCCGACCGGTGTCGTCCCCGGCTCGTTGCTCGAGGCCGTATTCGAGCGGGAGTGCGCCGGCGAAAACACTGCGGCGTCGCTGACCACCTGCCGGCGCATGGTGGAAGCCGAGGCGCGCCAGGTCTTCTCCGCCACGCGGGCCCGCACCACGCGGAGCCTCACGTCACTGCGGGGTCTGTTCGACCATCTCGCCGCGACGCCGGATTCCAAGACCGTGGTCATGGTCACCGAAGGTCTGGTCCTGGACCGCGACGCGGGGAGCGAAGTGGCATGGGTGGGTCCCCAGGCGGCTCGAGCACAAGCCACGCTGTACGCGCTGCGTCTCAGCAACGATGTGTTTGATGCCGGGAGTTCCCGCATCTCCCCCACGCGCGGTGCGGATCGCGACTTGATGAAGGACGGCCTTGACCGGCTCGTCGGCGAGGCTCGCGGCAGCGTCTTCCCGGTCGCCGTGAATGCCGGGGCAGTGTTCTCGCGCCTCGACCTCGAATTGTCGGGCTATTACCTGCTGAGCTTCGCGCCGCTGCCCGGTGACCGCGACGGCCGCCCGCACCGCATCGATGTGAAAACGTCGCGCAAGGACGTGCGCCTGCGTGCGCGGCGCGAATTTTCTGTGGAAGCCGAACGGCCCCGCACCAGGGCGGATCATCTGGTGGAGGCACTGAAGTCGCCCCTCGGACTCACGGACTTCACCATCAACGCCACGACGTATCACTATCAGGACGTCGCGACGGGCCGCGTCAAAGTGCTCGTGGCCGTGACGATGGACCGTGCGTTCAACCGGGAAGGCGACTTCTCGCTCGCCTGGTTCGTGACCGATACCACCGGCCGAGTCGTGTCCATTCAGGACGAGCAACGCATCGCTCTCTCCACCCCCGCCGCCGCAGGCCAGCCCCAGACGTTTGCCGGCGCGGTGCTGCTCGATCCCGGCGTGTACAGCCTTACGGTGGCGGCCGTTGATGACGAAGGCCGTCGGGCGACGGTGGAACACAGCTTCGAGGCACGCGTCACGTCCGTCGGGCAACTGCGACTGAGCGACGTGATGCTGGCGGAACCCCCTGCGGCAGGGCGAGTGGTGTCTCCCGTCGTCAACGGCCGCGTCACCACCAACACCCTCGTCGCGTACGCGGAACTGTACTCGGCGGCCGAACCGCAGTTGCAGAATGCATCCGTGACGCTCGAAGTGGCGCGCGATGAGGCCGGCCGCGCCCTTGAGAGCGCGCCGATGCGCCTCATTGGGTCTGAAATTCAGGGACAGCGGACGGTTGAAGCTGGGGTACCGGTGGCGCTGCTGCCAGATGGCGAGTACGTCGCGCGCCTCGTACTGGCCTCCAGCGGCCGACCGATTGGCACCGTGGTGCGGCCCTTCACTCTCGCCAGGGGCAACACGCGGCCCTCCTCGCCTGCTCCGCCGGCCGCAACGTTTTCGGCGCGCATCGACGCCTTCAACCGCGCCGAGATCCTGTCGCGTCCGGCCGTCGGCTTCTTCCTCGATCGACTGCAACCCGCCGGCCTTCCCCCGTTGCCCGAGGCGCTGGTGCCTGCGCTGGGCCTCTCACGCGCCGGCCGCTTCGATGCCGCGCAGGCCGTGGTGGAACGCGCAGGCGTCTCGCACTACGCGGCGCCGTTCTTCACGGGACTGGCGGCATTGGCGCGCGGCGAACTCGACCGCGCGTCGCAGGACTTTGCGGCGTCACTCGCCGCCGCCCCCGACTTCCTGCCGGCCGCGTACTACCTGGGCGCGTGTTACGCCTCCGCCGGCCGCGACCGCGAAGCGGCAATCGCCTGGCGCAGCGGCCTCATCGCCGATGTGCGCGCCCCCTGGATCTACACGACGCTCATCGATGCGCTTCTGCGCTCGCGCGATGTCCGGCTCGCGCTCGAGGTACTCGCGGACGCGGCGCGCCTGTGGCCCCAGAGCGAGGACTTTCTCGTGCGCCTCGGCACTGCGCAGGCGCTCTCGGGCCAGCCGGCCGAAGCCGTACGCACTCTGGGCCCGTTCGTGGAGCGCCATCCCGACGACCACGAACGCCTGCTGCTCGCCTTGCGGATGTTGTTTGAGACCCGCTCTCTGAATGCCACGGTGGAGTCAGTGGCCGCCGACCGCGATCGCTTCAACCGCTACGCGGCCCTGTACGACAAGGCCGGCGGCCCCGCCGCCGATCAGGTGGCCGCGTGGAAAAAATTCATGGACCGGGAGTAG
- a CDS encoding acetyl-CoA C-acetyltransferase: MTDVLILGGARTPMTDYTGSLKDISALELGAIAARGAFEKTGVKPEWIEHAVVGNVLQTSSDAIYGARHVALKAGVPIEVPALTVNRLCGSGIQAAVSGAQLIQLGEAGMVLTGGIESMSQAPHIMRGLRTGLRLGQGKLEDYLYEALLDPYCGLFMAQTAEKCASKYGISREDQDAYAIRSQKAAAAAWAEGRFAAEITPVEIKSRKGVTVIDKDDHLRPDTTMEGLAKLPAAFSKEGTVTAGNASGIVDGGAALILSSEAAAKDKGLTPLGRLVAWASVGVDPSYMGMGPVPATHKALARAGMTLDQIDLIEVNEAFAGQYLAVEKDLGLDRNKTNVNGGAIALGHPLGMTGTRLLLTLTLELGRQGKKYGLATACIGGGQGIAAIVERF, encoded by the coding sequence ATGACTGACGTATTGATTCTTGGCGGGGCGCGGACCCCGATGACTGATTACACGGGCTCGCTGAAAGACATTTCGGCTCTGGAACTGGGCGCGATTGCGGCGCGCGGCGCGTTTGAGAAAACCGGCGTCAAGCCGGAGTGGATTGAGCACGCGGTGGTCGGCAACGTGCTGCAGACCAGTAGTGATGCGATCTACGGCGCGCGCCACGTGGCGCTCAAGGCGGGTGTGCCCATCGAGGTGCCGGCGCTGACGGTCAACCGTCTGTGCGGGTCGGGCATCCAGGCTGCGGTGAGCGGCGCCCAATTGATTCAGCTTGGCGAGGCCGGCATGGTGCTGACGGGTGGCATCGAGAGCATGAGTCAGGCGCCCCACATCATGCGCGGATTGCGCACGGGACTTCGCCTCGGACAGGGCAAGCTTGAGGACTACCTCTACGAAGCGCTGCTCGATCCCTACTGCGGCCTCTTCATGGCTCAGACGGCCGAGAAGTGCGCGTCAAAGTACGGCATCAGCCGCGAGGATCAGGACGCGTACGCGATCCGGAGCCAGAAGGCCGCCGCGGCCGCCTGGGCCGAAGGGCGTTTCGCCGCTGAGATCACTCCAGTGGAGATCAAGTCGCGCAAGGGCGTGACCGTGATCGACAAAGACGATCATCTGCGGCCCGACACCACAATGGAGGGCCTCGCCAAACTGCCGGCGGCGTTCTCGAAGGAAGGCACGGTCACGGCCGGCAATGCGAGCGGCATCGTGGACGGCGGCGCCGCGCTCATCCTGTCGTCCGAAGCCGCGGCGAAAGACAAGGGACTGACGCCGTTGGGGCGTCTCGTGGCGTGGGCCAGCGTGGGTGTGGACCCGTCGTACATGGGCATGGGCCCCGTGCCTGCCACACACAAGGCGCTCGCGCGCGCCGGCATGACACTGGATCAGATCGACCTCATCGAAGTGAATGAGGCGTTTGCCGGTCAGTATCTCGCCGTGGAAAAAGACCTTGGTCTGGACCGCAACAAGACCAACGTCAACGGCGGCGCTATTGCGCTCGGCCATCCGCTGGGAATGACCGGCACGCGCCTGCTGCTGACGCTCACGCTCGAACTGGGCCGTCAGGGCAAGAAATACGGCCTCGCTACCGCCTGCATCGGCGGCGGACAGGGGATTGCGGCAATTGTGGAAAGATTTTAG
- a CDS encoding ABC transporter permease subunit translates to MQTAPPRQAPGFVSASLRVFELSLGEMLWSRRTIFMGLVVGLPVVLALVVRLFDLAGVSGVRVNNMAVDGPAVFGLIIWAFFVRFSIPVLGVFYGTSLIADEVEDKTITYLFSRPISRQAVLYGKYLAYLVCTVMVVLPSIVLVWLLVIPMGGSLGGNFIDLVKDLAIVATGLAVYGAVFAFIGAKFKRPLLVGLVFVFGWEPVVLALPGYMKQFSVAYYLQGFVPHAMPNDSFASLVQSIFRETPALGTSLVTLGLIEVVFLYFAARIVANREYVLEQ, encoded by the coding sequence ATGCAGACAGCCCCTCCTCGTCAGGCACCTGGCTTTGTATCGGCGTCACTGCGCGTGTTCGAACTGTCGCTGGGCGAGATGTTGTGGTCGCGCCGCACCATCTTCATGGGGCTCGTGGTGGGCCTTCCCGTGGTGCTGGCGCTGGTCGTTCGCTTGTTCGATCTGGCCGGGGTCAGCGGGGTCAGAGTCAACAACATGGCCGTGGATGGCCCGGCGGTGTTTGGCCTGATCATCTGGGCGTTCTTTGTGCGGTTCAGCATTCCCGTGCTCGGCGTGTTTTACGGCACGTCCCTCATCGCCGACGAAGTGGAAGACAAGACCATCACGTACCTGTTTTCGCGGCCCATCTCGCGGCAAGCGGTGTTGTACGGCAAGTACCTGGCCTACCTGGTCTGCACCGTGATGGTGGTGCTGCCCTCCATCGTGCTGGTGTGGCTGCTGGTCATTCCGATGGGCGGAAGCCTGGGCGGCAATTTCATCGACCTGGTCAAAGACCTGGCCATCGTCGCGACGGGCCTGGCGGTGTATGGGGCGGTGTTTGCCTTTATTGGCGCCAAGTTCAAGCGCCCCCTGCTGGTGGGCCTGGTGTTTGTGTTCGGCTGGGAGCCGGTGGTGCTGGCGCTGCCCGGCTATATGAAGCAGTTCTCGGTGGCGTACTACCTGCAGGGTTTTGTGCCGCACGCGATGCCGAACGACTCATTTGCCAGTCTGGTTCAGTCCATCTTCCGCGAGACGCCCGCCCTGGGCACGAGCCTGGTCACTTTGGGGCTGATCGAGGTGGTATTCTTGTATTTTGCGGCCAGAATCGTGGCAAATCGGGAGTACGTGCTGGAACAGTAG